The following are encoded in a window of Salinibacter ruber DSM 13855 genomic DNA:
- a CDS encoding YgaP family membrane protein, which yields MSANAPTSPDTSDAPTSGVCRVPSTEEQIVRLLAGTVSLTGLALGFFVSPWWYLLTVFAGLNVIQSAVTGFCPPEIVYRWINQ from the coding sequence ATGTCCGCCAACGCCCCTACCTCCCCCGACACGTCCGACGCCCCAACGTCCGGCGTCTGCCGCGTGCCCTCGACCGAAGAACAAATCGTCCGCCTGCTGGCCGGCACCGTCTCCCTCACGGGCCTGGCCCTCGGCTTCTTCGTGAGTCCCTGGTGGTACCTGCTCACCGTCTTCGCGGGGCTCAACGTCATCCAGAGTGCCGTCACCGGCTTCTGTCCCCCCGAGATCGTCTATCGCTGGATCAACCAGTAG
- a CDS encoding SAM-dependent methyltransferase, translated as MPKPAAFWNDRFANEEYVYGEAPNRFVASAARTWLPEAGEVLLLGAGEGRNAVHLAREGHTVTAVDYAVEGLRKTERLATEAGVEVEAIQADVREWKPARAWDAVVVTFLHLPADERPGLYRLVQRCLRPGGRLVAEWFRPEQRTDGYTSGGPPDPAMMVTADELRGHFAEAGIDHLEAAEPTLDEGMHRGPAATVRLVWCRPSTS; from the coding sequence ATGCCCAAGCCCGCTGCGTTCTGGAACGACCGCTTTGCCAACGAGGAGTACGTGTACGGCGAGGCCCCCAACCGCTTCGTCGCGAGCGCCGCCCGGACGTGGCTGCCGGAGGCCGGTGAGGTTCTCCTGCTCGGGGCGGGCGAGGGGCGCAACGCCGTGCACCTGGCCCGGGAGGGCCATACGGTCACCGCGGTCGACTACGCCGTGGAGGGGCTCCGCAAGACGGAACGCCTCGCGACGGAGGCCGGGGTGGAGGTCGAGGCGATCCAGGCCGATGTGCGCGAGTGGAAGCCCGCCCGGGCGTGGGACGCGGTCGTCGTCACGTTTCTCCACCTTCCCGCCGACGAGCGACCGGGCCTGTACCGCCTCGTTCAGCGCTGTTTGCGGCCCGGGGGGCGCCTCGTGGCGGAGTGGTTTCGCCCGGAGCAGCGCACGGACGGCTACACGAGCGGCGGCCCGCCCGATCCTGCCATGATGGTCACCGCCGACGAGCTCCGCGGGCACTTCGCCGAGGCGGGCATCGACCATCTCGAAGCGGCCGAGCCGACCCTCGACGAGGGCATGCACCGGGGCCCCGCGGCGACGGTTCGTCTCGTGTGGTGCCGGCCGTCCACCTCGTAG
- a CDS encoding universal stress protein, whose amino-acid sequence MLSIQRILFPTDFSDGARRAFPQAAHLADWHDAGLHILNVTGRHRHDHEETTANFPIATDTLTKWLRRPEKSVRGANWPDLEALPITQEQVESAEPAERILAYAEDEAIDLIVMGTHGRRGVDRMLFGSVTEEVVRKAPCPTLTVRADADVAPDQAVRRVLAPVDFSDASRSAVRHAKEIALTYGAEIDLLHVVEEPFYPPAYGLGETGFPTDKVIGSVEDELADLARSEVGYEHVMIEARTGEPSREILNYIDENEVDLTVIASHGRTGLDRMLIGSVAERVVRQSPTPVFVAKPDRAALVSSDAAEAASARD is encoded by the coding sequence ATGCTTTCCATTCAACGCATTCTTTTTCCGACCGACTTCTCGGACGGGGCGAGGCGCGCCTTTCCCCAGGCCGCCCACCTGGCCGACTGGCACGACGCCGGCCTTCACATCCTGAACGTGACGGGGCGGCACCGCCACGACCACGAGGAGACGACAGCGAATTTTCCCATCGCCACCGACACGCTCACGAAGTGGCTGCGCCGCCCCGAAAAATCGGTGCGTGGCGCCAACTGGCCGGACCTGGAGGCCCTCCCCATCACCCAGGAGCAGGTCGAGTCGGCCGAGCCCGCCGAGCGCATCCTGGCCTACGCCGAGGACGAGGCGATCGACCTGATCGTGATGGGCACCCACGGCCGCCGCGGGGTCGACCGCATGCTGTTCGGCAGCGTCACCGAAGAGGTGGTCCGCAAGGCCCCCTGCCCCACCCTTACGGTCCGGGCCGACGCGGACGTGGCGCCGGACCAGGCCGTCCGCCGCGTGCTCGCCCCGGTCGACTTTTCCGACGCCTCCCGGTCGGCGGTCCGGCACGCGAAAGAGATTGCCCTCACCTACGGGGCGGAGATTGACCTTCTGCACGTCGTGGAGGAGCCGTTTTACCCGCCGGCCTACGGCCTCGGCGAGACGGGCTTTCCCACCGATAAGGTGATCGGAAGCGTGGAAGACGAGCTTGCCGACCTGGCCCGGTCGGAGGTCGGCTACGAGCACGTGATGATCGAGGCCCGCACCGGCGAACCGTCGCGCGAGATTCTCAACTACATCGACGAGAACGAGGTGGACCTCACCGTCATCGCCAGCCACGGGCGCACCGGCCTGGACCGCATGCTGATCGGGAGCGTGGCCGAGCGGGTGGTCCGCCAGTCCCCCACGCCGGTGTTTGTCGCTAAGCCGGACCGCGCGGCGCTCGTGTCGTCGGATGCGGCAGAGGCCGCTTCGGCCCGCGACTAA
- a CDS encoding alkaline phosphatase family protein — translation MKRILFVFLDGIGLGPAGPDNPLSNDAGAAFRRLAGGAPWVRGLPKWAAPNHVVRPLDATLGMDGLPQSGTGQATLFTGVNCAERVGRHFGPYPHSATHDVLDHENLFHRVQGLPAVPDGGVAFANAFPPQFFEAPSRRWTVTTRCCAGAGVPLRDQEALRARRAVPADLTAEGWRDALQLDVSPRTPADTAQALFDTHRSHALTLFEFFHTDKVGHERIDLAPGVLLERLNRFLERLLDLLDPVQDTLVVTSDHGNLEDTRHTQHTRNPVPLLAYGWAAPHLADARTLADVTPGIVEAFRTGLDGR, via the coding sequence GTGAAGCGGATTCTATTCGTCTTTCTGGATGGGATCGGGCTGGGCCCGGCCGGGCCGGACAACCCGCTCTCGAACGACGCCGGCGCGGCCTTTCGGCGGCTGGCCGGCGGGGCGCCCTGGGTTCGGGGGCTCCCCAAGTGGGCCGCCCCCAATCACGTCGTCCGCCCCCTCGACGCCACGCTGGGGATGGACGGACTGCCCCAGAGCGGCACCGGACAGGCCACCCTCTTCACCGGCGTGAACTGTGCCGAGCGGGTGGGGCGCCACTTCGGGCCGTACCCTCACTCCGCCACCCACGACGTGCTGGACCACGAGAACCTCTTCCATCGCGTGCAGGGCCTGCCAGCGGTCCCCGACGGGGGCGTCGCGTTCGCGAACGCGTTTCCGCCCCAGTTCTTCGAGGCCCCGTCGCGGCGGTGGACCGTCACGACGCGCTGCTGCGCGGGGGCCGGCGTGCCGCTTCGCGACCAGGAGGCCCTCCGGGCCCGCCGGGCCGTGCCCGCAGACCTGACGGCGGAGGGGTGGCGGGACGCCCTCCAGCTCGACGTCTCCCCCCGCACCCCCGCCGACACTGCCCAAGCATTGTTCGACACCCACCGCAGTCACGCGCTCACGCTGTTCGAGTTCTTCCACACGGACAAGGTGGGCCACGAACGGATCGACCTCGCCCCGGGCGTGCTCCTGGAGCGACTGAACCGCTTCCTGGAACGGTTGCTCGACCTCCTCGATCCCGTCCAGGACACCCTCGTCGTGACGAGTGACCACGGCAACCTGGAGGACACCCGCCACACCCAGCACACCCGCAACCCCGTGCCGCTTCTGGCCTACGGATGGGCCGCGCCGCACCTGGCTGATGCTCGCACGCTGGCCGACGTGACCCCCGGCATCGTCGAGGCGTTCCGGACCGGACTCGACGGCCGGTGA
- a CDS encoding S46 family peptidase: MRTSVWRLVAILGIGAVLLSGCGGSGGTVSVPVVERPDETESVDDTLGATATEAASVPSPSDTVRAQRFDRGRMWTVENLPTSYFQEAHGVTPDDEWRTKARRGALRFGSGCSASFVSSRGLVMTNHHCAREHITDVRRDGEALLKNGFYAAARSDERRAPDLHVDQLVEAENVTGTVYDGLREGREAGAQAREQRVQSLQEQLTAEASTRDSSLRVEVKALYQGARYTAYTYRRYEDVRLVMAPELQLGYFGGTEDNFTYPRYALDVAFFRVYTSEGEPLRPEHHFSWDTEGAQPNESVFAVGHPGSTSRLDMVSQLEYQRDHALPDRLEALRTRGDLLETYIRSNPDSSDRYGLRNTYFSIENTIKGQTGQLRGLRDSYLLARRGAAIQALQDSIRAVDSLRQSYGTIVERIGGLQQSKVVMAEKAGAFVTFANLELGSRILVRALHGYYYDFLRTRGAPPDRLEAIREDAEQVTDWPAGLEKEFLVAQFEEIRSAYGADHPTVQRLFKTRTPEEVAARLVEKSALMDSTRFLTLLDEGYRKSDDPSVPVIEALAPMFLNTNRQMQDVRASERTLNARLSRARLSVYGTTFPPDATRSLRLSDGRVRAYQYNGTTAPPFTTFYGLYDRYFSHNEEAWSLPARWATAVDSIDLDTPLNLVSTVDISGGSSGSALLNKDLEVVGVVFDSNMEALPNEYLYRRNGARAVAVDGRGILEALRTVYGADRLVEEITTSGEGPEG; this comes from the coding sequence ATGCGCACTTCCGTTTGGCGTCTTGTCGCAATATTGGGAATTGGGGCCGTGCTCCTCTCGGGCTGTGGGGGGAGCGGGGGCACCGTATCGGTGCCCGTCGTGGAACGTCCCGACGAGACCGAGTCCGTGGACGACACGCTGGGGGCGACCGCCACGGAGGCGGCGTCGGTCCCGTCGCCCTCCGACACCGTCCGGGCCCAGCGGTTCGACCGCGGGCGAATGTGGACGGTCGAGAACCTGCCCACGTCCTACTTCCAGGAGGCCCACGGCGTCACCCCCGACGACGAGTGGCGCACGAAGGCCCGGCGGGGCGCGCTTCGGTTCGGCAGTGGGTGCTCGGCGTCGTTCGTGTCGTCGAGGGGGCTCGTGATGACCAACCATCACTGCGCGCGGGAGCACATCACGGACGTCCGTCGAGACGGGGAGGCCCTCTTGAAGAACGGGTTCTACGCGGCGGCCCGCAGCGACGAGCGTCGCGCCCCCGATTTGCATGTCGACCAGCTCGTCGAGGCGGAGAACGTCACCGGGACGGTGTACGACGGGCTCCGCGAGGGGCGAGAGGCCGGGGCACAGGCCCGCGAGCAGCGCGTCCAGTCGCTCCAAGAACAGTTGACGGCCGAGGCCAGCACGCGGGACAGCTCGCTCCGCGTGGAGGTCAAGGCGCTGTACCAGGGGGCGCGGTACACGGCCTACACGTACCGCCGGTACGAGGACGTCCGGCTCGTGATGGCCCCGGAGCTGCAGCTCGGGTACTTCGGGGGAACGGAGGACAACTTCACGTATCCCCGGTACGCGCTGGACGTGGCCTTCTTTCGGGTCTACACCTCGGAGGGCGAGCCCCTCCGCCCCGAGCACCACTTCTCGTGGGACACAGAGGGGGCCCAGCCCAACGAGTCGGTCTTTGCCGTGGGGCACCCGGGCTCCACGAGTCGCCTCGACATGGTCTCGCAGCTCGAGTACCAGCGGGACCACGCGCTGCCCGATCGGCTTGAGGCCCTCCGGACGCGGGGCGACCTGCTCGAGACCTACATCCGCAGCAATCCCGACTCGTCCGACCGCTACGGCCTTCGAAATACCTATTTCTCGATCGAGAACACGATCAAAGGGCAGACGGGTCAGCTCCGAGGGCTCCGCGACTCGTACCTCCTCGCGCGGCGCGGCGCGGCGATCCAGGCCCTCCAAGACTCCATCCGGGCCGTCGACTCGTTGCGGCAGTCGTACGGGACGATCGTGGAGCGGATTGGGGGCCTTCAGCAGTCCAAGGTCGTGATGGCGGAGAAGGCCGGGGCCTTCGTGACGTTCGCGAATCTGGAGCTCGGGTCCCGGATTCTGGTGCGGGCGCTTCACGGGTACTACTACGACTTCCTCCGCACACGCGGCGCGCCCCCTGATCGGCTGGAGGCCATTCGGGAGGACGCCGAGCAGGTAACCGACTGGCCCGCCGGGCTCGAAAAGGAGTTCTTGGTGGCACAATTTGAGGAGATCCGGTCGGCCTACGGCGCCGATCACCCCACCGTCCAGCGACTCTTCAAGACGCGCACGCCGGAGGAGGTGGCCGCCCGGCTGGTGGAAAAAAGTGCACTGATGGACTCGACGCGGTTCCTCACTCTGCTCGACGAGGGGTACCGCAAGAGCGACGACCCGTCGGTGCCGGTCATCGAGGCGCTGGCGCCCATGTTCCTGAACACGAACCGCCAGATGCAGGACGTGCGGGCGTCGGAGCGAACCCTCAATGCGCGCCTCTCGCGGGCCCGGCTTTCGGTCTACGGGACCACGTTTCCGCCGGACGCCACGCGCTCGCTGCGGCTCTCGGACGGCCGCGTGCGGGCGTACCAATACAACGGGACGACGGCCCCGCCCTTCACGACCTTCTACGGGCTGTACGACCGGTACTTTTCCCACAACGAGGAGGCGTGGTCGCTTCCTGCACGGTGGGCCACGGCCGTCGACTCGATCGACCTCGACACCCCCCTCAACCTCGTCTCCACCGTCGACATCTCGGGCGGCAGCTCCGGGTCGGCACTGCTGAACAAAGACCTCGAAGTCGTCGGGGTGGTCTTCGACAGCAACATGGAGGCCCTTCCCAACGAGTACCTGTACCGCCGGAACGGCGCCCGGGCGGTGGCGGTCGACGGGCGGGGCATCCTGGAGGCCCTCCGCACGGTCTACGGGGCCGATCGCCTCGTCGAGGAGATCACCACGAGTGGGGAGGGGCCCGAGGGGTGA
- a CDS encoding S46 family peptidase, which yields MTLRGSVLIIGVASLLWGGLGMGPQAQAQDRGAPRFGPAAPGDTVVAEASDAGRIWSLVAPPADRLVRRYGMEVDSAWAAHLRRSVLRLPGCTGALVSADGLALTTARCVRRHLNSQGDTAIVAARPADERAVPALHADRLVRTSDVTAAVRTARQDTAKAAAISAVQGRLQTEAESGRHVEVAADGEGAYTAYTYRRHEDVRVALLPDRRISAFGGTDAALTYPRSAFDVALLRIYTSEGQPLAPNHFFDPSGQGARPGDAVFSAGLPTAPHRAESAAQLATRRDLVLPARRDRLETRAQALRARLDTTEASPPQRSALRDAKRALKQTRARLEALRNEYVRARLAQRDERLRRALRRDPALQRRFGGVLDSLAAIQNTKRTLGAGYRAFGAAEGGPHGSSTYRRLLREERQESPTRTASSHASMTAADSLQSSSGPVETALLAARLEALRRHLRPDTAAVGRLLGGQSPAERAASVVEQLASASGDGTDAFPTDGPAADVAAVVGARARSFHEQWRGLTRAERRLTRRLADARRAARSAPVLTDGTAPRLTDGRVRGYPYNGTTAPPFTTVFGLYERNRAFGGETPWALPERWHKAGERMDRSTPLTLVASVDGAVSNNGAPLLNQSLELVGVAAGPNIQGVAGAYLFLPERMRTVGTDVRGLREALTAVYGADALVDELFGGRSPDRSP from the coding sequence ATGACGCTCCGAGGCTCCGTACTTATCATCGGCGTGGCGAGTCTGCTGTGGGGCGGCCTCGGAATGGGGCCGCAGGCGCAGGCGCAGGACCGGGGGGCGCCGCGCTTTGGCCCGGCCGCGCCGGGCGACACGGTCGTGGCGGAGGCGTCGGACGCGGGACGAATCTGGAGCCTTGTTGCGCCGCCGGCCGACCGGCTTGTGCGTCGGTACGGGATGGAGGTGGACAGCGCCTGGGCGGCCCACCTGCGCCGAAGTGTCCTGCGGCTCCCTGGATGCACGGGGGCGCTGGTCTCGGCGGACGGGCTGGCCCTTACGACGGCCCGCTGCGTGCGACGGCACCTCAATTCTCAAGGCGACACCGCCATCGTGGCCGCGCGGCCCGCCGATGAGCGCGCCGTGCCGGCCTTGCACGCCGATCGCCTGGTCCGGACGAGCGACGTGACGGCGGCGGTGCGGACGGCCCGACAGGATACCGCCAAGGCGGCCGCGATATCCGCGGTCCAAGGGCGGCTCCAGACGGAGGCCGAGTCGGGTCGGCACGTGGAGGTGGCGGCCGACGGGGAAGGCGCATACACGGCGTACACCTACCGGCGCCACGAGGACGTGCGCGTTGCCCTGCTGCCGGACCGGCGAATCAGCGCATTCGGGGGCACCGACGCGGCGCTGACGTATCCGCGGTCGGCCTTCGATGTGGCACTGCTTCGCATCTACACGTCGGAGGGGCAGCCGTTGGCCCCCAACCACTTTTTCGATCCCTCTGGGCAGGGGGCACGCCCCGGAGACGCCGTGTTTTCGGCCGGACTGCCCACGGCCCCCCACCGGGCAGAGAGTGCGGCGCAGCTCGCCACGCGGCGGGACCTGGTGCTGCCGGCGCGGCGCGACCGCCTGGAGACGCGGGCCCAGGCCCTGCGAGCCCGTCTCGATACCACCGAGGCGTCCCCCCCTCAGCGCAGTGCCCTCCGTGATGCCAAGCGGGCCCTGAAACAGACCCGGGCGCGCCTGGAGGCCCTGCGGAACGAGTATGTGCGGGCCCGTCTCGCGCAGCGAGACGAGCGGCTCCGGCGGGCCCTTCGCCGAGACCCGGCCCTCCAGCGGCGGTTCGGGGGGGTGCTGGACAGCCTGGCTGCGATTCAGAACACCAAACGAACGCTTGGCGCCGGCTACCGGGCCTTCGGGGCCGCGGAGGGCGGGCCGCACGGCTCGTCCACGTACCGTCGGTTGCTTCGGGAGGAAAGACAGGAGTCGCCGACGCGCACCGCGTCCTCGCACGCCTCAATGACCGCCGCGGACTCCCTTCAGTCTTCGTCAGGGCCGGTCGAGACCGCCCTGCTGGCCGCCCGGCTGGAGGCCCTCCGGCGGCACCTCCGCCCGGACACCGCCGCCGTGGGGCGGCTCCTCGGGGGACAGTCGCCCGCCGAGCGCGCCGCCTCGGTCGTCGAGCAGCTCGCGTCGGCCTCGGGGGACGGGACGGACGCGTTCCCCACCGACGGCCCTGCGGCCGACGTGGCCGCCGTGGTCGGGGCGCGGGCCCGCTCCTTCCACGAGCAGTGGCGGGGCCTCACGCGGGCCGAACGCCGCCTCACTCGGCGTCTTGCAGACGCCCGTCGGGCCGCCCGGTCGGCCCCCGTGCTGACGGACGGCACCGCCCCCCGGTTGACGGACGGGCGCGTCCGGGGCTACCCGTACAACGGAACGACGGCCCCGCCCTTCACCACCGTCTTTGGCCTCTACGAACGGAACCGTGCGTTTGGCGGGGAGACGCCTTGGGCCCTCCCGGAGCGGTGGCACAAGGCGGGGGAACGGATGGACCGCTCGACGCCCCTTACCCTCGTGGCCTCCGTCGACGGGGCGGTCAGTAACAATGGGGCGCCGCTCCTCAACCAATCCCTGGAGCTGGTCGGGGTCGCCGCGGGGCCCAACATTCAGGGCGTGGCGGGCGCGTACCTCTTCCTGCCGGAGCGGATGCGGACCGTGGGGACGGACGTGCGCGGCCTGCGCGAGGCCCTGACGGCCGTGTACGGGGCGGACGCGCTGGTCGACGAACTGTTCGGGGGCCGCTCGCCCGACCGGTCGCCCTGA
- a CDS encoding PAS domain-containing protein gives MLDPDLPDAFARHLLTAVADHSFNALTITRASGAEEPGEIVYVNDAFVDLTGYEAEEVMGETPGVLQGPKTEQEVLDRLGRKLGAGEVFHGRATNYRKDGSEFTMEWKVIPVAESEMDVDGADSGETLGASIYHVAVQREAPAA, from the coding sequence ATGCTTGACCCCGATCTCCCCGACGCGTTTGCCCGGCACCTGCTGACGGCCGTGGCCGACCACTCCTTCAACGCCCTCACCATCACTCGTGCCTCCGGTGCGGAGGAGCCCGGCGAGATCGTCTACGTCAACGACGCGTTCGTGGACCTGACGGGCTACGAGGCCGAGGAGGTGATGGGGGAGACGCCCGGGGTCCTGCAGGGCCCCAAGACCGAGCAGGAGGTGCTGGACCGCCTCGGCCGGAAGCTTGGGGCCGGAGAGGTCTTTCACGGCCGGGCGACCAACTACCGAAAGGACGGCTCCGAATTTACGATGGAGTGGAAGGTCATTCCCGTTGCCGAGAGCGAGATGGATGTGGACGGGGCGGATTCCGGCGAGACGCTGGGGGCGTCCATCTACCACGTTGCGGTGCAGCGCGAGGCGCCGGCCGCATAG